The Rhodopseudomonas palustris genome window below encodes:
- a CDS encoding ArgE/DapE family deacylase translates to MSDNDLQRRILDAVDAGFDAQLATTRDFVAIPSTRGAEGPCQDMIGDLLRQRGYEVDDWHIDLEDLKDLRGYGPIEHDFSKARTVVGTYRPSTNAGRSLILQGHCDVVPTGPLEMWDTPPFSPAIKDGRMYGRGACDMKSGTIGALYALDAIKAAGLRPTGRIHFQSVIEEESTGVGALSTLQRGYRADACFIPEPTGGKMVRSQVGVIWFRLKVRGFPVHVFEAGSGSNAITAAYHLILALEKLEEEWNRRAASDRHFKSVAHPINFNPGIIKGGDWASSVPAWCDVDCRIAILPGWSVADHQAEIMACVTAAARDHRFLSNNPPQVEWSGFLSEGYELTNSAEPEAAFGKAFSAVYGGAPEDLVFTALTDTRFYGLNYNIPSLCFGASGAAMHGFNEYVDLDSLRQSTKATALFIAEWCGVELV, encoded by the coding sequence ATGAGCGATAACGATCTCCAGCGCCGCATTCTCGATGCCGTCGATGCCGGTTTCGACGCCCAACTCGCCACCACGCGTGACTTCGTTGCAATCCCCAGCACTCGCGGGGCCGAGGGACCGTGCCAGGACATGATCGGAGATCTGCTCCGGCAGCGCGGCTATGAAGTCGACGACTGGCATATCGACCTTGAGGATCTCAAGGATCTCCGCGGCTATGGTCCGATCGAGCACGATTTTTCGAAAGCGCGGACCGTGGTTGGCACCTATCGGCCGTCGACCAATGCCGGCCGATCGCTGATCCTGCAGGGGCATTGCGACGTGGTGCCGACCGGGCCGCTGGAGATGTGGGATACCCCGCCGTTCTCGCCCGCGATCAAGGACGGCCGGATGTACGGCCGCGGCGCATGCGACATGAAGTCCGGCACCATCGGCGCGCTGTATGCGTTGGATGCGATCAAGGCCGCCGGCCTGCGTCCGACGGGGCGGATCCACTTTCAATCGGTGATCGAGGAGGAGAGCACCGGCGTCGGCGCGCTCTCGACCCTGCAACGCGGTTATCGCGCCGATGCCTGCTTCATTCCCGAGCCGACCGGCGGCAAGATGGTGCGTTCCCAGGTCGGGGTGATCTGGTTTCGGTTGAAGGTGCGCGGTTTTCCGGTCCACGTGTTCGAGGCTGGGTCGGGATCGAACGCCATCACCGCGGCGTATCACTTGATCCTTGCGCTGGAGAAGCTCGAGGAGGAGTGGAACAGGCGCGCGGCGAGCGATCGCCACTTCAAGAGCGTGGCGCATCCGATCAACTTCAATCCCGGAATTATCAAGGGCGGAGACTGGGCATCCAGCGTGCCGGCCTGGTGCGACGTCGATTGCCGCATCGCCATCCTGCCAGGCTGGTCGGTCGCCGACCATCAGGCCGAGATCATGGCCTGCGTCACCGCGGCGGCGCGCGATCACCGCTTCCTGTCGAACAATCCGCCGCAGGTGGAGTGGTCGGGCTTCTTGTCGGAAGGCTATGAGCTGACCAACTCGGCTGAACCCGAGGCCGCCTTCGGCAAGGCGTTCTCGGCGGTGTACGGCGGAGCGCCCGAGGATTTAGTGTTCACCGCGCTGACCGACACCCGGTTCTATGGCCTCAACTACAACATCCCCAGTCTTTGCTTCGGCGCTTCCGGTGCGGCGATGCACGGCTTCAATGAGTACGTCGATCTCGACTCGCTGCGGCAATCGACTAAGGCGACCGCGCTGTTCATTGCCGAATGGTGCGGCGTCGAGCTGGTCTGA
- a CDS encoding DUF6719 family protein, with product MFRSQPLRSPLTVIVLGAAALLAVATPAAAQQLQVFREQDITELRLGQKILVDDGSCPNGQIKEVTGSTLSASGVVATVKCIPRVRR from the coding sequence ATGTTCCGTTCACAACCTTTGCGTTCGCCTCTGACCGTGATCGTGCTCGGAGCCGCCGCGCTTCTCGCCGTTGCAACGCCGGCCGCCGCACAACAACTGCAAGTCTTCCGCGAACAGGACATCACCGAACTGCGGCTCGGCCAGAAGATCCTGGTCGACGATGGCTCCTGCCCCAATGGTCAGATCAAGGAAGTCACGGGATCGACACTGTCGGCCTCGGGCGTCGTGGCGACGGTCAAGTGCATCCCGCGCGTGCGGCGCTGA
- a CDS encoding CreA family protein, translated as MNRRASQFRLSRFKSATLALLALAVTGASTAAVAADDPDLIFRRSTVFKLLSPNDKLAVYGIDDPEIKGVACHFTVPERGGFKGWLGLAEEVSDISLACRQVGPIHFTKKLDQGDDMFSQRRSMFFKRMQIVRGCDAKRNVLVYMVYSDKLIEGSPKNSTSSVPVMPWGADATIEKCGDFFK; from the coding sequence ATGAACCGGCGTGCCTCTCAGTTTCGCCTCTCCCGCTTCAAATCCGCGACCCTGGCGCTGCTCGCGCTGGCCGTGACGGGCGCCTCCACCGCTGCTGTGGCCGCCGACGATCCGGATCTGATCTTCCGACGCTCGACGGTGTTCAAGCTGCTGAGCCCCAACGACAAGCTCGCCGTGTACGGCATCGACGATCCGGAGATCAAAGGCGTCGCCTGCCACTTCACCGTGCCGGAGCGCGGTGGCTTCAAGGGCTGGCTCGGTTTGGCCGAGGAGGTCTCCGACATTTCGCTGGCCTGCCGGCAGGTCGGACCGATCCACTTCACGAAGAAACTCGATCAAGGCGACGACATGTTCAGCCAGCGCCGCTCGATGTTCTTCAAGCGGATGCAGATTGTCCGCGGCTGCGACGCCAAGCGGAATGTGCTGGTTTACATGGTGTACTCGGACAAGCTGATCGAGGGCTCGCCGAAGAACTCGACGTCGTCGGTGCCGGTGATGCCGTGGGGCGCGGACGCAACAATCGAGAAGTGCGGGGACTTCTTCAAGTAA
- a CDS encoding L,D-transpeptidase family protein, with product MRVFQCEADFTDERYSRTSKRTGAGRLTISQATIAAGIMATAMAATPVQASPAWFWSDEVPIYDEPPPAAPKRHYQHPRKRLQLDHKAEKQIEKQATKPQGPVVIAVSIEQQKLRVYDANGLFAETPVSTGMRGHSTPMGVFSVIQKSKYHRSNIYSGAPMPYMQRITWSGIALHAGALPGYPASHGCIRMPMTFAVKMWGWTRMGARVIVAPGDVTPVSFAHPLLATKKVAPDPEPMMSDSPKPATTTKSDKAAVNDQPAEPTLVADELRRGLALGSDQPSASPVRTADAAAATVTLTDASSSKAPETTDTAPATTGPVDPAKAAKAQDKPVDTKPADANPADAKAPAAAEATPATDQPKASAATSDDKAATSSGAKDQSHAPTSDEHTAAAPTLPAPNPREQIAAFVSGKDGKLYVRQNQTPLFDVPVTIAASDRPLGTHIFTAELDKDQSVRWSVVSLPVALSKAEPEVQRKSRRHGNALTEESKASLHINSPTEALDRLTIPPEAMKRIAEALTNGGSLIVSDQGIAAGETGKGTDFIVRLR from the coding sequence GTGCGCGTCTTTCAATGCGAAGCCGATTTCACCGACGAGCGTTACTCCCGCACCAGCAAGCGCACCGGTGCTGGGAGATTGACCATTTCGCAGGCCACGATCGCCGCAGGCATCATGGCCACTGCGATGGCGGCCACGCCCGTGCAAGCCTCGCCCGCCTGGTTTTGGTCGGACGAAGTGCCGATTTACGACGAGCCGCCGCCGGCTGCGCCGAAGCGGCATTATCAGCATCCGCGCAAGCGGCTTCAGCTCGACCACAAGGCTGAAAAGCAGATCGAAAAGCAGGCGACCAAGCCGCAAGGGCCGGTGGTGATCGCGGTTTCGATCGAGCAGCAAAAGCTTCGGGTGTACGACGCCAACGGCCTGTTTGCCGAGACGCCGGTGTCAACCGGGATGCGTGGGCACTCGACCCCGATGGGCGTGTTCAGCGTCATCCAGAAGAGCAAATATCACCGCTCGAATATCTACAGCGGCGCCCCGATGCCCTACATGCAGCGCATCACCTGGTCGGGGATCGCACTGCATGCCGGCGCTCTCCCCGGTTACCCGGCTTCGCATGGCTGCATCCGGATGCCGATGACGTTCGCGGTGAAGATGTGGGGCTGGACCCGGATGGGTGCCCGCGTGATCGTCGCCCCCGGCGACGTGACGCCGGTGAGCTTTGCTCATCCGCTGCTCGCCACCAAGAAGGTCGCGCCGGATCCCGAGCCGATGATGTCGGATTCGCCGAAGCCGGCGACCACGACCAAATCCGACAAGGCGGCCGTCAATGACCAACCGGCGGAGCCCACGCTTGTCGCCGACGAGCTGCGGCGTGGCCTCGCGCTCGGCAGCGACCAGCCATCGGCCTCGCCGGTCCGGACCGCGGATGCGGCCGCCGCGACGGTGACGCTGACCGATGCCTCATCGAGCAAAGCGCCTGAGACCACCGACACCGCTCCCGCGACAACCGGGCCCGTCGATCCCGCCAAGGCTGCCAAGGCTCAGGACAAGCCAGTCGACACCAAGCCTGCCGACGCCAACCCTGCTGACGCCAAGGCGCCTGCGGCCGCCGAGGCCACCCCGGCTACCGACCAGCCCAAGGCATCCGCTGCAACGAGCGACGACAAAGCCGCGACCTCGTCCGGCGCCAAGGACCAGTCGCACGCGCCGACGAGCGATGAGCACACCGCCGCCGCCCCGACGCTGCCTGCGCCGAATCCGAGGGAGCAGATTGCGGCCTTCGTCAGCGGCAAGGATGGCAAGCTGTATGTCCGGCAGAACCAGACGCCGCTGTTCGACGTGCCGGTGACGATTGCCGCCAGCGACCGTCCGCTGGGCACCCACATCTTCACCGCCGAGCTCGACAAGGATCAGAGCGTGCGCTGGTCTGTCGTGTCGCTGCCGGTCGCACTGTCTAAAGCGGAACCTGAAGTGCAGCGCAAATCTCGCCGTCACGGCAATGCCTTGACGGAAGAGTCGAAAGCTTCGCTTCACATCAACAGCCCGACCGAAGCGCTCGATCGCCTGACCATCCCGCCGGAAGCGATGAAGAGGATCGCCGAAGCGCTGACCAATGGCGGCTCGCTGATCGTATCCGACCAGGGCATCGCCGCTGGCGAGACCGGCAAGGGCACCGATTTCATCGTCCGGCTGCGCTGA
- a CDS encoding polysaccharide deacetylase family protein, whose product MRTAAALIVAGVVSIGTTAAFAQAPKAPAPAAPQAAPAPAPAPQAAAAAKPVCANPDALGVGRVVEIDTTGGPGFGFEHFKQLDFLRDKEVVLTFDDGPWPVNTPAVLKALGDQCTKGIFFPIGKHATYHPEILKQVAAAGHTVGSHTWSHANLGNKKLTEQQAKDEIEKGFAAVKWAIGTAPSPFFRFPALQHPPALVTYLGTRNVAMFSCDIDSFDFKVRKPQQVVDNVMNKLDKLGKGIILMHDFQKSTAEALPELLRRLKAGGYKVVQMRAKAPVQTLPQYDEELAKSNPLPTVSTRPVSAVVQTISE is encoded by the coding sequence ATGCGGACAGCAGCAGCTTTGATCGTTGCAGGTGTGGTGTCTATCGGGACGACCGCGGCCTTTGCGCAGGCGCCGAAAGCTCCCGCTCCCGCCGCTCCGCAGGCCGCCCCTGCTCCAGCGCCAGCCCCACAAGCGGCAGCCGCGGCCAAACCGGTCTGCGCCAATCCCGATGCGCTCGGTGTCGGCCGCGTGGTCGAGATCGACACCACCGGCGGCCCCGGCTTCGGCTTCGAGCATTTCAAGCAGCTCGACTTCCTGCGTGACAAGGAAGTGGTGCTGACGTTCGACGACGGTCCGTGGCCGGTGAACACCCCGGCGGTGCTGAAGGCGCTCGGCGACCAGTGCACCAAGGGGATATTCTTCCCGATCGGCAAGCACGCCACCTACCACCCCGAAATCCTCAAGCAGGTCGCCGCAGCCGGCCACACCGTCGGCTCGCACACCTGGTCGCACGCCAATCTGGGCAACAAGAAGCTGACCGAGCAGCAGGCCAAGGACGAAATCGAAAAGGGTTTCGCCGCGGTGAAGTGGGCGATCGGCACAGCGCCGTCGCCGTTCTTCCGCTTCCCTGCGCTGCAGCATCCGCCGGCGCTGGTGACCTATCTCGGCACCCGCAATGTCGCGATGTTCTCCTGCGACATCGACTCGTTCGACTTCAAGGTGCGCAAGCCGCAGCAGGTCGTCGACAACGTGATGAACAAGCTCGACAAGCTCGGCAAAGGCATCATCCTGATGCACGACTTCCAGAAGAGCACCGCCGAGGCGTTGCCGGAGCTGCTGCGGCGGTTGAAGGCCGGTGGCTACAAGGTCGTGCAGATGCGTGCCAAGGCGCCGGTGCAGACGCTGCCGCAGTACGACGAGGAGCTCGCCAAGAGCAATCCGCTGCCGACGGTGAGCACCCGGCCGGTCAGCGCCGTCGTGCAGACGATCTCCGAATAA
- a CDS encoding dihydrofolate reductase: MTATPALTIEGYVIVSAEGNLADANRLMPDALKYKGDQAFFAAALDRADLIVHGRNSFEDQPNSPLRRRLIVTRQVAGLAPDPSNPKALLWNPAGASFAEACARAGVTAGTVAIIGGPEVFALFFDRYDTFYLSQAPQARLPGGEPCFPGVPERTPEQILSAHGLHPADRQILDADHEVSVTAWRRS, from the coding sequence ATGACGGCGACGCCGGCGTTGACGATCGAGGGCTACGTCATCGTGTCGGCCGAGGGCAACCTCGCCGACGCTAATCGGCTGATGCCGGACGCCTTGAAGTACAAAGGTGATCAGGCGTTCTTCGCCGCAGCGCTGGACCGCGCCGACCTGATCGTCCACGGCCGCAATTCGTTCGAAGACCAGCCCAACTCGCCGCTGCGCCGCCGGCTGATCGTGACCCGGCAAGTCGCCGGGTTGGCACCCGACCCGTCGAACCCGAAAGCGCTGCTGTGGAATCCGGCGGGCGCCTCGTTCGCGGAGGCCTGCGCCCGTGCCGGCGTGACCGCCGGGACCGTGGCGATCATCGGCGGCCCCGAAGTGTTCGCGCTGTTCTTCGATCGCTACGACACGTTCTATTTGTCGCAGGCTCCGCAGGCCCGGCTCCCCGGTGGCGAGCCCTGCTTCCCGGGCGTGCCCGAGCGGACGCCGGAGCAGATCCTGTCAGCGCACGGCCTGCACCCGGCCGACCGCCAGATCCTCGACGCCGACCATGAGGTCAGCGTCACCGCCTGGCGCCGCAGCTAA
- a CDS encoding DoxX family protein, producing the protein MPALIALGRFLFSILFIYSGAIKLLDLPATTQAAGKFVVPEMLATYTAQLEQAAGMPFAQMLALAAGGIELLCGLLIALNFGARFCALVLIVFVAIGTYYFHDFWNQTGADAQANLAVALKSLSLVGGLLIIAGIGRGGAASGGHA; encoded by the coding sequence ATGCCGGCCTTGATCGCACTCGGGCGCTTTCTGTTCTCCATTCTGTTCATCTATTCCGGCGCGATCAAACTGCTCGATCTGCCTGCCACTACCCAGGCGGCCGGCAAGTTCGTTGTGCCCGAGATGCTGGCCACCTACACGGCGCAGCTCGAACAGGCGGCCGGAATGCCATTCGCCCAGATGTTGGCGCTGGCGGCGGGCGGCATCGAGCTCTTGTGCGGCTTGCTGATCGCGCTGAATTTCGGGGCGCGCTTCTGCGCGCTGGTGCTGATCGTGTTCGTGGCGATCGGAACCTATTACTTCCACGATTTCTGGAACCAGACAGGTGCCGATGCGCAAGCCAATCTGGCGGTCGCGCTGAAGAGCCTGTCGCTGGTCGGCGGACTGCTGATCATTGCCGGGATCGGCAGGGGCGGCGCGGCGTCCGGCGGCCACGCCTGA